The following proteins are co-located in the Palaemon carinicauda isolate YSFRI2023 chromosome 3, ASM3689809v2, whole genome shotgun sequence genome:
- the LOC137631900 gene encoding uncharacterized protein: MPWFTRPPLLALLIAVEVFLLPTRELGGASPLPSPAEDPPCRESTVAAASLDLSADRSRSLTPARPTATPSPFVAADAQWVPSHPVIQRAPVPSGQKGLSHNVSKSLKCQVLLVRPCSPAYSRAAMRKPSPVPAVAECHPVPETTRQRSPMAESACQRSPARHQSPTCQRSPTRKRAPACQRSPVRQRSPPRQCTSARPDPDMRRISSSPANFPCALAHNYTPSLFGSGRRKEASSFFSPAFTSAPSELALSSTLAYAPLRSVTFAPTGSSSYRAHFQRWTGYDAPTHPRAVSFTRF; the protein is encoded by the coding sequence gctcgccctcctcattgccgtagaggtcttccttctccccacaagggagttaggaggcgcctcgcCCTTGccatcccccgcagaggatcctccttgtcgtgagtcgaccgttgcagccgcatctctggacctctctgcagatcgttcgcgatctcttaCGCCTGCCAGACCTACTGCCACTCCTTCGCCGTTCGTggcagctgatgcgcagtgggtgccctcgcaccctgttatccaacgggcaccggtcccttcggggcaaaagggcttgtctcacaatgtgagcaagtcccttaagtgccaggttttacttGTGCGCCCATGTTCTCCTGCGTACTCGCGCGCAGCTATGCGCAAGccttctcctgttcctgctgttgctgagtgtcatcctgtgccggaaacaacgcgccagcgatctcctatggcagagtcggcatgtcagcgctctcctgctcgccatcaaTCTCctacttgccagcgctctcctactcgcaaGCGCGCTCCTGCgtgtcagcgatctcctgtacgccagcgatctcctcctcgccagtgcacatctgcgcgccctgatcctgataTGCGCcggatctccagctcgccagcaaaCTTCCCCTGCGCGCTAGCGCATAACTACACGCCATCACTCTTCGGATCTGGGCGTAGAAAAGAAGCCTCATCCTTcttctcgccagcgttcaccagcgcgccctcggaactcgccctctcgtcaaccctcgcctacgcgccattgcGGTCAGTCACCTTCGCGCCCACAGGTTCCAGCTCCTAccgtgcgcacttccagaggtggacGGGATACGACGCGCCCACGCacccacgagcagtctccttcacACGCTTCTAA